The DNA sequence GCTGACGCGGCTCTCGGTCACGCCGAGCACGTTGCCGATCTCGGCGAGGGTGAGGCCTTCGTAGTAGTAGAGCGTGACGACGGTCTTCTCGCGTTCCGGCAGCGTGTTGATGGCGCGTGCCAGGAACCTGCGCAGCTCCCGGTCCTCGGCCACCTCCACCGGGTTGTCGGCAGCGGTGTCCTCCAGGGTGTCCATGAAGCTGAGCTGATCGCCGTTGTCGCCCCCGGCGTGCAGCAGCTCCTCCAGGGCGACGACGTTCGCCAGTGACAACTGGCTGAAAACCGCGTGCAGATCGGCCACCGTGATGCCCATCTCGCCGGCGACCTCGCTCTCCGACGGTGTGCGGCGCAGCCGCGCCTCCAGCGTGGCGTAGGCGCGCTCCACGTTGCGCGCCTTCTGCCGCACCGAGCGCGGGATCCAGTCCAGCGCGCGCAGTTCGTCGATCATCGCGCCGCGGATGCGGGTGATCGCGTACGTCTCGAACTTGATCTCCCGGTCGACGTCGAACTTCTCGATCGCGTCGATCAGCCCGAAGACCCCGGAGGAGACGAAGTCCGCCTGCTCGACATTGGGCGGCAGCCCCACGCTGACCCGGCCGGCGACGTATTTCACCAGCGGCGAGTAGTGCAGGATCAGTTGCTCCCGCAGCCGTTCGTCCCCCGTCGCCTTGTACGACCGCCACAGCTCGTCGAGCGTCGAGGGAGCGGGCGGCCGCACGCTGCCACCGTCGCGGGCGGCTGGGGGGATCGCCGCCCGGTCGGACCCGGAGGTGTGCTGGGGCATTCGTCGCCTTGTGCCGTTCTGCCGTGGACTGGTGCTGCCTGGGTGCGCCGTCTGTCCGATGTCGAGTTGCCTGTCCGTGTCGGGATCCTCGTGAGCGTAGCGTGACTGTGGCGTCGCGGTGTGCGAAGAAGCGAGGTAGGACCCTGCGTGGATTCGTTCAGGGGGCCGCCCCGCCGCTGCACACCCGTCGCTCTGCGTCATCACCCGGACACCCCAACTGACGTGTTTTCCAGGGCGTGTCGGGGTTCCCCCGGACGGCCGAACACGCTGCGTCAGCGAGGAGCGGGGTCATCGCGGACCGAGATCATCGCCTGGCGCGTCAACTTCCAGCCGTCGCCGTGTCGTTCGACGTAACCAAGTGCTCGTAGTTCGTACAGTCTCGCGACGGCGTCGTCCGGGGTGGTCTGCGCGGCGCGCGCGACCTCCTCCGGCCGGGCCGCTCCACGGGCCGGCAGCGCGGCGAGGACCTGGCGGCCGGCCGGGTCCAGCAGGTCCCGGGGCAGTACCGGCCCCCGGCGTTCCGGCGCGAGCTCGCCCATGTCGCCGACCAGCTCGACGACCTCGGCGGCATCGGTGACCAGGACCGCGTCCTGGCGCAGCAGTTCGTGCACCCCGGCGGAGAGCCCGCTGGTGGCCGGCCCCGGCACTCCCATCGTGTGCCGTCCCAGGCGCCGGGCCGCCCTGACGGTCACCAGCGAGCCGCTGCGGTGGGCGGCCTCGACGACCACGGTGCCCCGGGTGAGCGCGGCGATCACCCGGTTGCGGAGGATGAACCTGCTCGGTGTCGGGTGCTCGCCCGGCGGCAGTTCTCCGATCACCAGCCCCTGTTCGGCGATCCTGGCGATGAGCCCGGTGTGTCCGCGCGGGTAGGGCCGGTCGACTCCGCTGGCGAGGACGGCGACGGTGGCACCGCCGGAGCCGAGCGCGCCGCGGTGGGCGGCGCCGTCGATTCCGTAGGCGCCGCCGGAGACCACGACCCAGCCGCGTTCGGCGAGGCCGGCCGCGAGGGTGGCGGCCATGTGCGCGCCGTACTCCGTGCAGGCGCGGGCGCCGACGACGGCGACCGAGCGCAGCGCCCACATCCGCGGGTCCGCGCTTCCGCGCACCCACAGCCCGACGGGACGCGCGTCGCCCAGGTCGTCGAGCTGCCGGGGCCAGTCGGCGGCTCCGGGGCACACGAACCGCGCCCCGGCGTCGCGCGCGGCGGCGAGGTCCCTGTGCGGTTCGGCCGCCGCGGCCCGGGCGAGCAGCCCGGCCCACCGCTTGCCGCTCACCCCGGGCAGCGGCTCGCCCCGCTCCCGTAACCTCCTGACCACCGCGCCCACGCCCCGTTCCCGCATCCAGCGCCCGCAGGTCTCGTCACCCGGCTCGACGACCCGGGTGAGGAAGATCCGGTCGAGCAGGTCGTCCTCCGGTCCGGCCGCGGGGCTCATGCCGTCGCCCCGATGGCCATCGGCACACCGCGCGGGACGCCGGTGCGCAACTGCAGGGCGAGGGCCACGTCCCCGGCGTCGGGCCGGTCGTGGCCGGTCAGGTCGGCGACGGTCCAGGCGACCCGCAGCACCCGGTCGAGTCCCCGTGCGGTGAGCGCTCCCCGCTCGAGGCTGCGCTCGGCCTCGTCCATGGCGCCGGGGGCGGCGTGCCAGCGGCTGCGCAGTTCCCGTCCGGGGATCTCGCTGTTGGTGCGCCACGGAGTGCCGGTGAGGCGGGCCGCCGCGCGTTCCCGCGCCGTCCGCACCCGGTCGGCGACCGTGGCGGTGGTCTCGCCGCGGGCACCGCTCGCCGTGAGTTCCCTACGGGTGACCCGGTCGACCTCGACCCGCAGGTCGACCCGGTCGAGCAGCGGCCCGGACAGGCGGGCCTGGTAGCGGCGGATCGCCGAGGGCGGGCACTCGCACTGCTCGTGCGTCCGGGAGAAGCGCCCGCACGGGCAGGGGTTGGCGGCCAGCACCATCAGGAAGCGCGCCGGGAAGCGGACGACACCGGCGCTGCGCGCGATGACCACGTGTCCGGCCTCCAGCGGCTGGCGCAGGGCGTCCAGGGCCCGGCTGCTGAACTCGGGCGTCTCGTCAAGAAAAAGCACGCCTCGATGGGAGAGGGACACCGCCCCCGGCCGTGCCGTCCCCGGCCCGCCCCCGACGAGTGCCTGCATCGTGGCCGAGTGGTGCGGGGCGCAGTAGGGGGCCACGTCGATCAGGGGCTTGCCCGGTGGCAGCAGCCCCGCCACCGAGTGCACGGCCGTCACCTCCAGCGACGCCTGCCGGTCCAGCGGCGGCAGGATCGACGGCAGCCGCTCGGCGAGCATCGTCTTGCCGGCGCCGGGCGGGCCCTCCAGGAAGAGGTGGTGTCCGCCGGCCGCGGCCACCTCCGCCGCCGTCCGCGCCGAGAGCTGGCCCACGACGTCCGCGAGGTCATGGCCCTGGTCGTGCCGGGTCGCGTCGGCACTGTGCATCGCGGTGGCCGCCCCGGTGCCGGGGACGCGCAGTCCGGCGAGCAGTGGGTCGGGGCGCTCCGGCTCCTCGGTCTCCTCGTCGGGCACGGGCTCGTCGGTGAGCACCGCGATCAGCTGGCGCAGGCTCCGCACGCCGAGCACGGACACGCCCGGCACCAGTGAGGCCTCGGCGGCGGCGCACTCCGGCACCACCACCTGCTCGTAGCCGGCGTCGGCCGCGGCCAGCACCGCCGGCAGGATGCCGCGCACCGGCCGCACCCGTCCGTCCAGTCCCAGTTCGCCGATCATGACGATGTCGGCGAGCACCCGTGGATCGATCCGCTCGGCGGCACCGAGCACCGCGCAGGCGACCGCGAGATCGAATCCGCTGCCGGCCTTCGGCACCGAGGCCGGGCTGAGCCCCACGGTGAGTTTCTTCTGCGGCCATTCACCGCCGGAGTTGACCACGGCGGCCCTGACCCGGTCCCGGCTCTCCGTCAGGCTCTTGTCCGGCAGCCCCACCAGCGTGAAGGCGGCGACGCCCGGTTCCAGGTCGGCCTGGACCTCCACGACCACGCCCTCGACGCCCACCAGCGCCACCGAGCACGTACGGGCGAACCCCATGTCAGGCCACCCCCCGGACGTGCTCGACGACGGGTGCGCCGCGGGTGGGCAGTACGACGCCGACCAGGTCGATGCGGACCCCGCCGGGCGGTGCTCCCCCGTGTTCCTGCAGCCAGCGTGCGGCGAGGTCCCTCAGGCGCTCGGCCTTGGCCGGTGTGACGGCCGCCATGGGGTGCTGGTAGGGGCCTGCCCTGCGGGTCTTCACCTCGCAGACGACCAGGGCGTCCCCGTCCCTGGCCACGATGTCGATCTCGCCGGTCCTGCCACAGCGCCAGTTGCGCTGCAGCACCGTCATCCCGGCCTCGGTCAGCCGGCGTGCGGCCAGTGTCTCGCCGTACCTGCCGAGTGCACTGCGTGCCCGTTGTGCGTTCATGTCGGCACCACCTCCGGCGCCAACCGTCACGCATCCCGCCCCACGCAGTGGATCTTGGTGGGCAACTCAGCGGTTGTGGACAACTCCCTCACCCGCGCGAGGGCTCCGGATCAACCGCAGGAGAGCCCCGGATCAACCGCACTAGACGTCCGGTCACCCGCCCGGAAGCTCCAGGTCGCTCTTGTTGAGCTCCTCGATGTTCACGTCCTTGAACGTGAGGACGCGCACCTGCTTCACGAACCGGGCCGGCCGGTACATGTCCCAGACCCAGGCATCCGCCATGGACACCTCGAAGAACACCTCGCCCTGGACCGAGTGCACCTGCATCTCGTAGTCGTTGGTCAGATAGAAGCGCCGCTCGGTCTCGATCACGTATTTGAACAGACCGACGACATCGCGGTACTCCCGGTAGAGCTTCAGCTCCATCTCGGTCTCGTACTTCTCGAGGTCCTCGGCGCTCATGGCATGTTCCCCTTCAGCCGTGCGATCCCACCATTGTGCGCCAGTCCCGGGAGTACCTAGACGATTTCGGTGTCCAGGGTCACGGGTCCGGCCGGGGGACCTTCGTCGAGCAGAGTGCGCAGCAGCTCGGCGAGTCTGGTCGGATACACCGTCTCATGCGCCCGGGCCAGTTCCGGGTACGTCCACCAGCGCGCACCGGCGACACTGCGCCGCTCCAGCTCGGTCAGCGCCGTGGCCGCGGTCGCCGTCTGGGTGGTCCGGGCCAGGTAGTACCACTCGTCCTGGTCCCAGCGGCGCCCCGCGAACGGGAAGGAGCACCGCCGCCGCCACAGCACCGGCCCCAGTTCGACCCGCGTGATGCCGGTCTCCTCCGCGAGTTCCCGCAGTGCGGCCTGTTCACGGGTCTCGTCGCCCTCCACACCGCCCCCGGGCGTGAACCACCAGTCGTCGGCCGGGTCGTCCGGTTCGTGGCCGTGCAGCAGCAGGATGCGGTCCTGCGGGTCGAGCAGGACGACCCGGGAGACTCTGCGCAGTCCGCCCCGGTAGGAGTCCTCGGCCGCCGGAGCCGGCCCGGCGACGGCCGGCCGCGGGGGCACCGGGTCAGCGGCCACCGGCGGACCCCGTGTTCGCCCGGGCGCGGGAACCCGCCGCCCGCTGGGCGAGCGGACCGTACGCGGCACCGCCCAGCACGAGCACGGCACCGGCGATCACCATCGCCACGACCGTCCGCAGCGGGCCGGGTGAGGAGAGGTCGCCCAGCCGCTCGAATCCGGTGGGTGCCGTCAGCATGCCGTCCATCGGCCAGACCACGGCGTCGACCCGGGCCCGTACCGCGTCGCGGGAGACGGTGCCGCCGGCGGCGTCGGTCAGATGGGCCGTGGAGTCGACCGACCCGGCGCGCTCGTCACCGAGCAGGAAGAGGCGTCCCTCCGGCACGGTCACCTCGGGGAAGGCGCCGAACTCGGCCGCCGCGCCCCCGCCGAGGTACGGCTCCTCGATCGCCTCGCCGTTGACCTTCAGCTTCCCGTCCCGGCAGCAGGAGACCGTGTCGCCGCCGACGGCGACCACCCGCTTGATGAGGGGAACGTCCGCCCATGTGGTGTCCGTGAAGACGACGACGTCACCGCGGCGGACGTCGCCGCCGTCGATGCGCTCGGCCAGCACGCGGTCCCCGGCGTCGATCGTCGGCGCCATGGACGGGGTGGGCACGGTGTACGGCCGGTACACCACCGCTCCCCAGGCGAACCCGCCGAGGAACAGCACCAGCCCCAGGGTCACGGCCAGGCCGGACAGGCGCTGCCCGGTCCGGCCGGCCGAGCGGGCGGTGCCCGAGCCGCCGCCGGAAGCCGTACGTGTCGTGCTCTGACCACTCATGGGCGGCACCCTACCCGGCGGTACTACACCCGGTCAGCCCTCTTCGGCGCCGATCCGGCGACGCCGCCAGAGCACCAGCGGCACCGCGCCCACCAGCGCGAGCCCCTGGGGCGCGGCCGACAGGGCGGCGGACGACGCCGAGGCCTGGAGGCCGGGCTGGTCGAAGGTGTCCGGGACGGGCAGGTTGGTCCAGCGGTTGACCGGCCAGGCGATCACGACGGCGCGGCCGACGACCTTGTCCACGGGGACCATGCCGTCGTTCTTGTCGGCCCGGTTGTAGCGGGAGTCCCGGGAGTTCTGCCGGTGGTCGCCCATCACCCAGATGTGGCCCTCGGGAACCTCGACCTTGAACTGGCCGCCCTGGTCGTCCTGGCTGCACGGGGTGTTGCCGGGATACACGTACGGCTCGTTGAGCGCCATGCCGTTGACCGTGAGGGGGCCGGTGCCCTTGCACTCGACCGTGTCGCCGCCCACGCCGACGACCCGCTTGATCAGGTCCTTCTCCTCCGCGGAGGGCATCAGACCGATCCAGCTGAGGACCTTCTGCAGGGCGTTGGGATCGGGCGTCGGCTCGCCCGCCAGCCAGTTGTCGGGGTCGTGGAAGACGACGACCTCACCGCGCTCGGGCTCGGAGCCGAACCAGGGGGTGAGCTTGTCGACCAGGACCCGGTCACCCTGCTGGAGGGTGTTCTGCATCGAGTCGGAGGGGATGGAGAACGCCTGCACCAGGAACGTCTTGATCAGCAGCGCCAGCACCAGCGCGATGCCGATCAGGATCGGCAGCTCCTTCCAGAAGGAGCGGGGCTGCTTCGGCTGGGGCGGGCGGTCGCCCGGGCCCTGGTCACCTGTTTCCGTCCGGTCATCGCTCACTGCGCCGTCCTCGACCGCCCGCGTGTCACTCCCGGAGGGTACGGCGCGGTTCGCGGCCGGGTCGGCCGACTCCGCGGGGCGTCCGCGGTGTTCCTCGCCGCCCTGACCGGACCGTGCGCCAACCGCCACATCCCCCACGCCAACTCCTCACTCTCTGCCGCCGCCCGCGCCAAGCCCGGCGCAGGCCCACCACTCCCATAACGAGCGGGAGTTCCGCAGGGCTCGGGAGCTGGACGATTCCGTTCGGATCCTCCGGGGCAACCCTATGCGACAGCGGGGCGACAGCGGTCGACCCGGACGCCGCGTCCGACACGGAGGCGTAGGCCGTGGGTTCGTCCAGCGTGCTCCAGTGGCCGAGCGGCCAGGCGATGACCATGGCCCGGCCCACCACCTCCTCCTCGGAGACGGTGCCGCCGTAGGCGGTGTCCTGGTGGGAGCGGGAGTCGGCGGAGTTCTCTCGGTGGTCGCCCATCACCCACAGCCGCCCCTCGGGGACGGTGATGTCGAACGGCGTCGCGGAGGGGGCGTTGCCCGGGTACAGGTAGTCCTCGTCCAGGGGGACGCCGTTGACGGTGACCCGGCCCTGTGCGTCACAGCACTGGACGCGGTCGCCGCCGACGCCGACGACCCGCTTGATGAGGTCCTTCTCGTCCTCGGAGGGCAGCAGTCCGATGAAGGTGAGCCCTTCCTTGATCTGCTTGATCCCGACGGGGTCGTCCTTCTTCGGTGCGGTCTGCTCACCCTGGAGCCAGCCGCCGGGGTCCTTGAACACGACGACGTCCCCGCGCTGCGGCGTGGAGCCGAACCACGGGGTGAGCTTGTCGACGAGCACCCGGTCGCCGATCCGGATCGTCTGCTCCATGGAGCCGGACGGGATGACGAAGGCCTGCACGAGGAAGGTCTTCAGCACCAGCGCTATCAGCACGGCGACGCCGATGAGGAGGGGGATCTCCTTGACCGCGCTGCGCCTGCGGCGCCGCTTGACCTTGCGCTGGAGTTTGCGCCGCTCGGCGCGGGTGCGCCCGGGGGCGGGGCCGGACGCGCGGCGGGAGCCGGTGGGCAGCAGGTTCTCCGCGGCGCTGTCCGGGGCGCCGCGCGGCTTGCCGCGGTTACCCATGGGCGTCCTCCGCCGGGTGCGCCGGGTCCACCCCCGGGGCGGGCACGCGCGCGTAGGCGTCGGGCCGGTGCAGCCGGGTGGCGTGGCCGAAGGGCCAGACGATCCCGTCGGCGCGGCCGATCACCTCCGTCACGGGGATCATGCCGCCGCCGGGCGAGCCGAGGTGGTCCCGGGAGTCGCTGGAGGCGCTGCGGTGGTCACCGAGGACGAACAGCCGCCCGTCGGGCACGACGACGTCGAACGGCACCGTGGAGGGGCTGTCCCCGGGGTACAGGAAGCCCGACTCGTCGACCGACCGGCCGTTCACCCGGATCCTCCCCTCCCCGTCACAGCAGACCACGTGGTCCCCGCCCACCCCGACGACCCGTTTGACGTAGTCGGCCTCACCGAAATACCCGGTGCCGTCGAACACAATCACGTCGCCGCGGCGCGGCTCGGCGCCGAAGCGGTACGCCAACTTGTTTACGAGAACGCGGTCCCCGACCCTCAATACCCGTTCCATCGATCCGCTGGGGATCTGGAACGGGCGCGCCACGAACGTGTTGAGCGCCAGCAGGAACAGCAGACAGAGCAGCAGGGTCAGGGTAATGCGCCCGCCGGGCACCGATGCGGTGAGGCGCGACACCAACGCGGAACGCGACCGCCCCTCCGGGCCCGGCCGGTCCGAGGTGTCCTCGGGTCCGTCCGGGGGGAGGGAGCGGTCGCGCTCCGTCGGCTGTGCTTCGGTGTCCATCGGGGCCAGATGCTATCCGGCCGCGATATGACGCCGGTAAAGCGCTCAGTTCTCGCGCTTCTCCTTGATCTTCGCCGCCTTGCCGCGCAGCTCGCGCAGGTAGTACAGCTTGGCGCGGCGGACGTCACCCCGGGTGACGAGCTCGATCTTCTCCACGATCGGGGTGTGCACCGGGAAGGTGCGCTCGACGCCGACGGAGAAGGAGACCTTGCGGACCGTGAAGGTCTCGCGGACGCCGGCACCCTGGCGGCGGATCACAACGCCCTTGAACTGCTGCACACGGGAGCGGTTGCCCTCGATGACGCGCACGTGGACATTGACGGTGTCGCCGGGGCGGAAGGCCGGGACGTCGCTGCGCAGCGACGCGGAGTCGACGGAGTCGAGGAGGTGAGACATTTCGTCTGCTTTCTTCGCTGATGCCGCAGGTCATCAACGGCAACTGGGAGTTCCGGGATTCGGGTCGCGCGGTTCGGGGCGGGCGTCGTGTCCCCCTGCGGCAGGGGCGCTCGCCGGTCGACGCACAACAGCCGCCTATTCTTCCACGCCGTCGGTCCTGCGCCAAAATCGGCCGTACGGCTCCCCCGCGGGGTCCGGTTCCCAGCCGAGGATGGACAGCATCTCGCGGTCCTTCTTGTCGAAGGCCTGGGGATCGCAGCGTTCGATGAGGTCGGGGCGGTGGGCGGTGGTGCGCCGCAGCGCCTCGTCGCGCCGCCAGCGGGCGATCCTTCCGTGGTGGCCGCTGAGCAGCACCTCGGGTATCCCCCGGCCGCGCCAGCCGGGCGGCTTGGTGTAGACGGGGCCCTCCAGGAGGCCGGCCATGGCGCCGGGTGCGAAGGAGTCGTCGCGGTGGGACTCGGCGTTGCCCAGGACGCCGGGGAGCAGCCGGGCGACGGCCTCGGTGACGACGAGGACGGCCGCCTCGCCGCCGGCCAGGACGTAGTCGCCGATGGACACCTCGTACACGGGCATCCGGGTGGCGTACTCGTCGATGACGCGGCGGTCGATGCCCTCGTAGCGGGCGGGGGTGAAGACCAGCCAGGGGCGCTCGGAGAGCCGGACGGCGAGGTCCTGGGTGAAGGGGCGGCCGCTGGGGGTGGGCACGATCAGGGCGGGCTCGCGGGAGCCGGCCTCGTAGCCGTCGGCCAGGACGGTGTCCAGCGCGTCTCCCCACGGCTCGGTCTTCATGACCATGCCGGGGCCGCCGCCGTACGGGGTGTCGTCGACGGTGTTGTGCCGGTCGTAGGTCCACGCGCGCAGGTCGTGCACGTGCACGTCGAGCTGTCCGCGGGCGCGCGCCTTGCCGACGAGGGAGACGTTCAGCGGCTCGAGGTACTCGGGGAAGATCGTGACGACGTCGAGCCGCATCACGACTCTCCCTCGGCGGCGTCCCGCGCGGAGGCGATCTCGGCCCGGTCGTCGATCAGGCCGGGGGGCGGGTCGATGACGGCCCGCTGCTCCTCCAGGTCGATCTCGGTGACGATCTCCTCGACGAACGGCACGTACACCTCGCTGCCGTCGGGGCGCTCGACGACGAAGAGGTCCTGGGAGGGCAGGTGCGAGATCTCGGTGATCCGGCCGACCTCCTCGCCGTCCTTGGTGACGACGTCGAGGTCGATCAGCTGGTGGTCGTAGTACTCGTCCTCGTCCTCGGGCCGCTCGTCGGGGTCGACGTCGGCGATGAGGAGGGTGTTGCGCAGGGCCTCGGCGGCGGTGCGGTCGAGGACGCCCTCGAAGCGCAGCAGGAGGCGGCCACTGTGGACGCGCCCGGTCTCGATGGTGAGCGGCCCGACGGAGGCGGGGTCGGTGGTCAGGACGGCGCCGGGCCCGAGCCTGAGCTCCGGTTCGTCGGTGCGGACCTCCACGGTGACCTCGCCCTTGATGCCGTGGGCGCGGCCGATGCGAGCGACTACCAGCTGCACTGTGCTTGATCTCCTGTCATACGACTACGGGCCGGGGACGGCCCTGTGGCCCTCCCCGGCCCGAGCCGGCGCTGCGTTTGACGTCAGCGGACGTGGTCCACGTCGACGAGGTCGACACGGACACCGCGGCCGCCGATGGCGCCCACGACGGTGCGCAGAGCGCGTGCGGTGCGGCCGTTGCGGCCGATCACCTTACCGAGGTCGTCCGGGTGGACCCGGACCTCGAGCACACGCCCGCGACGCAGGTTGCGCGAGGCGACCTGCACATCGTCAGGGTTGTCGACGATGCCCTTCACGAGGTGCTCGAGAGCCTCCTCGAGCATGCTCAGGCCTCGGTCGACGCGGACTCGGCGGCGGCCTCGTCCTTCTTCTCAGCCTTCTTCTTCTGGGTGATGGCCTCACCCTTGCCCTCGTCGTCACCGCCGAGCGCCTCGAACGACGGGCGGGCAGGCTTCTCGGCCTGCTGCAGCAGCGGAGCCGGGGCGGGCTCGCCCTTGAACTTCTGCCAGTCGCCGGTCTTCTTCAGGATGGCGAGCACGGGCTCGGTCGGCTGGGCGCCGACACCGAGCCAGTACGCCACACGATCGGCGTCGACCTCGATCACCGACGGGTTGTACGTCGGGTGGTACTTGCCGATCTCCTCGATGGCCCGGCCGTCACGGCGGGTACGGGAGTCGGCGACGACGATGCGGTAGTGAGGCGAACGGATCTTGCCCAGACGCTTCAGCTTGATCTTGACTGCCACGGGAGTGGGTTCTCCTGGATTTGACGTGGTTGGGCACGGCGAGATGTGCCGCGTGGGGTTGCGGTACCCGAGTGCCCGATGGACGCGTCAGCCGGAGGAGAGAGGGGTCCTGTGCGGCTGTCGAGTACAGCTAGCCATTGTGCCACACGCTGCGGGACGGGTCCGACCGCGGGGGCACGCCCGACGGCCCTGAGGCGCTGCGGTGACCGTGCGCCGCGGGGCGCGGCCCCGCTCCGGGGTGCCGCACCGGGCGGCACCCCGCTTCCGGCACCCACGAGATGCCGGAGTCGTTCAGCCGGCGGCGGCCACCACGTCGGGGATGCGGAACGGCTTGCCGCAGCCGCCGCAGACGATGGGGGCCTGGGCCAGGACCGAGGGGACCACGCGCACGTTGCGGCCGCAGTCGCAGACGGCCTTGACGCGGACGCCGCCCCCGGAGGAGCCGTGCCGTGCGGCCGGCCCCCGGAAGCTGCGCGCGGTGTCCCCCGCGGTCGCGGCGGAGTGGGCCTTCAGGGCGCGCTGGAGGCGCTCCGTGGTCGGGCGGTAGCGGCGCTTCGCCTCGGGGGTGAGCGTGACCAGCGAGAAGCCGCTGCTGGGATGCGGTTCGTCGGGGTGGTCCAGGCCCAGCTCCTCGGCGATCGCGAGGAATCTGCGGTTGTGGTAGCGACCGGCGCGGGATGTGTCGCGTACGCCGCGCGCGGCGGCGACGCCGTGGACTGCCTCGTGCAGCAGTCGTTCGAAGGAGAGTTCGTGACCGCACGCGGACGACGACTCCCCGATCAGTGACTCGGGCGCGGCAAGATCGGGCAGCTCGGGGTGGTACCGCTGAATGTCGGCCCACGCCTGTGCCAGCTCTGCGGCGAGAACAGGTGGTGTCTGTGTCGTGCTCACGTAATCACAACGAGGCGGGGTGCCCCAGTGTTCCGATTCCGGGGCATCCCAAATAATTTGCACGTACCCGTCAGTTGCCGCTGATGCGCGCTGACGAGGGCGGGTGCGCTGATCTGCGGAGAAGCCTCGCAGCTCACCTCAAGGTGGTGCGTAGGCTGACGTACGCCCCCACGTGCAGGCGGGGCTCACGCGCCGGTGCGCGTGGGGTCCGTGAAGGCGCAAGAGGCGTTTCGGCCGCGCTCACGCCGGCCGGGTGTCCGGCCCGCCGGACGCGCCACGCCCGCGACGTTACCGGGTCCGCCACCGGGACCCCGCACCGCCCCTCCCCGGCCCGTTCCCGGCGCCTCCCGGCCCGGTGGACCTTGGCCGGAACCGGCGTCCGGGTGCCTTCGCCGTGGCCGGCCGTCCGGCCCGGGATTACCGGAATGTGAATTCTTGCCACTGGCACGAGCAACTACCAAGCCGCCGCCCCTTTCCACTGGACGACACGTCGAGGGCGGAGTTTCCTGGCATACGGGGGGTGTGCGGGCGCACTGCACGGGGGCCAGGGAATCGGGCACGGCGGCAACTCTCGGCTGATTGGGGCGCTTACCTATGACACCTACGCTCGTGCGGCAGCACCTGCCTCGTACGGGGACCGGTCCCCGCGTGGACCAGCGGTCCCGCGCGCGTGACTGGTCCGAGATCCAGGAGCGGATGCTCGTACCGCTCTACGAGGCCGTCTACGAGCGACTGGACGTCGGTCCGGCGACACGGCTGCTGGGCCTCGGCTGCGGCTCCGGGCTGGCCCTGCTGATGGCTGCCTCGCGCGGTGCCGCCGTCACCGGTGTGGACACCTCGGCCGACCGGCTGGCCCTCGCGCGGGAGCGGCTGCTGCCCGGTGAACGCGACGAGCGGTCACGCCCCGGAGGAGGGGACGGCACCCGGATCGTGCGGGGCTCACCCCGTGAGGCGGCCCGGGCGGACGCGCCCGCGTACACCGTGGTGACCGCCTTCGAGCCGATCGGCCCCCGCGCGGGGGACGTCGAGGAACTGGGCGGGCTGCTCTCCGAGGCGACGCCGCTCACCGGGCGCGGGGCGGCCGTGGTGCTGGCCGGCTGGGGGCCGCCGGAGCGCTGCGCCACGGCGTCCGTGCTCCGGGTGGCCGCCAAGCTGGCCGAACCGCTGCGCACCACCGGCGGCGCGCGCGCCGCGGACC is a window from the Streptomyces capillispiralis genome containing:
- a CDS encoding YifB family Mg chelatase-like AAA ATPase; the encoded protein is MGFARTCSVALVGVEGVVVEVQADLEPGVAAFTLVGLPDKSLTESRDRVRAAVVNSGGEWPQKKLTVGLSPASVPKAGSGFDLAVACAVLGAAERIDPRVLADIVMIGELGLDGRVRPVRGILPAVLAAADAGYEQVVVPECAAAEASLVPGVSVLGVRSLRQLIAVLTDEPVPDEETEEPERPDPLLAGLRVPGTGAATAMHSADATRHDQGHDLADVVGQLSARTAAEVAAAGGHHLFLEGPPGAGKTMLAERLPSILPPLDRQASLEVTAVHSVAGLLPPGKPLIDVAPYCAPHHSATMQALVGGGPGTARPGAVSLSHRGVLFLDETPEFSSRALDALRQPLEAGHVVIARSAGVVRFPARFLMVLAANPCPCGRFSRTHEQCECPPSAIRRYQARLSGPLLDRVDLRVEVDRVTRRELTASGARGETTATVADRVRTARERAAARLTGTPWRTNSEIPGRELRSRWHAAPGAMDEAERSLERGALTARGLDRVLRVAWTVADLTGHDRPDAGDVALALQLRTGVPRGVPMAIGATA
- a CDS encoding NUDIX hydrolase — encoded protein: MPPRPAVAGPAPAAEDSYRGGLRRVSRVVLLDPQDRILLLHGHEPDDPADDWWFTPGGGVEGDETREQAALRELAEETGITRVELGPVLWRRRCSFPFAGRRWDQDEWYYLARTTQTATAATALTELERRSVAGARWWTYPELARAHETVYPTRLAELLRTLLDEGPPAGPVTLDTEIV
- a CDS encoding YraN family protein, which translates into the protein MTVGAGGGADMNAQRARSALGRYGETLAARRLTEAGMTVLQRNWRCGRTGEIDIVARDGDALVVCEVKTRRAGPYQHPMAAVTPAKAERLRDLAARWLQEHGGAPPGGVRIDLVGVVLPTRGAPVVEHVRGVA
- a CDS encoding DUF2469 domain-containing protein encodes the protein MSAEDLEKYETEMELKLYREYRDVVGLFKYVIETERRFYLTNDYEMQVHSVQGEVFFEVSMADAWVWDMYRPARFVKQVRVLTFKDVNIEELNKSDLELPGG
- the whiG gene encoding RNA polymerase sigma factor WhiG; this translates as MPQHTSGSDRAAIPPAARDGGSVRPPAPSTLDELWRSYKATGDERLREQLILHYSPLVKYVAGRVSVGLPPNVEQADFVSSGVFGLIDAIEKFDVDREIKFETYAITRIRGAMIDELRALDWIPRSVRQKARNVERAYATLEARLRRTPSESEVAGEMGITVADLHAVFSQLSLANVVALEELLHAGGDNGDQLSFMDTLEDTAADNPVEVAEDRELRRFLARAINTLPEREKTVVTLYYYEGLTLAEIGNVLGVTESRVSQIHTKSVLQLRAKLASFGR
- the dprA gene encoding DNA-processing protein DprA — translated: MSPAAGPEDDLLDRIFLTRVVEPGDETCGRWMRERGVGAVVRRLRERGEPLPGVSGKRWAGLLARAAAAEPHRDLAAARDAGARFVCPGAADWPRQLDDLGDARPVGLWVRGSADPRMWALRSVAVVGARACTEYGAHMAATLAAGLAERGWVVVSGGAYGIDGAAHRGALGSGGATVAVLASGVDRPYPRGHTGLIARIAEQGLVIGELPPGEHPTPSRFILRNRVIAALTRGTVVVEAAHRSGSLVTVRAARRLGRHTMGVPGPATSGLSAGVHELLRQDAVLVTDAAEVVELVGDMGELAPERRGPVLPRDLLDPAGRQVLAALPARGAARPEEVARAAQTTPDDAVARLYELRALGYVERHGDGWKLTRQAMISVRDDPAPR